The Fibrobacter succinogenes genome has a segment encoding these proteins:
- a CDS encoding glycosyl hydrolase family 5 produces MKKRLLSSLLAVGAVSMFGACSDDSPSPFTPPVGPTPSNVCSYMTLTHSGWLLEVGNSYWIIGDDNKVTDVVDNPVGIFNGTSIVDDAGNVLISNVNLSAQQRCEAGSMPGIESSSSAGTAIPGSSATPVSSAVNPGSSSSTGPVNPGSSSGVLPPQSSSAVNPGSSAVEPTSSAAESSSSNGTVKVVGNPEEDVKLYPVPTLKNILGNGTSGWNTRYWDACKAHCSQTSTDGAEGKPKINTQAEYESRHYTARVCNIHDIEIPTFTYSKGLERYWVGIQNTPNACQEASPASGGGFTCTDMAPVAVNDTLAYAFVAGSDATTSCGKCFHLQYDGSFKDADGNNAPKGTHKALKGKHIIVMASNIGHDVKPGQFDLMVPGGGPGIFNALQLQITKPGIEWGATYGGFLTYCQNGEKCGYDGSLECYQSCVKDMCDAAFGDSKYPNLLRGCHWFADWYMAADNPTYQWEEVECPQYLVDKYQTTISTSIETKILFQSDWSKYKGGEFITTDACSKTPNAQGEYCDPDQLAADKAKTY; encoded by the coding sequence ATGAAAAAACGTTTATTGAGCTCTTTGCTTGCTGTGGGCGCTGTTTCAATGTTTGGCGCCTGTTCGGATGATTCCCCATCTCCATTTACGCCGCCGGTGGGCCCTACTCCGTCAAACGTCTGTTCTTACATGACTTTGACCCATTCTGGTTGGTTGCTTGAAGTGGGCAACTCTTATTGGATTATTGGTGATGATAACAAAGTCACGGACGTTGTGGACAATCCTGTTGGCATTTTTAACGGGACAAGCATTGTGGATGACGCGGGCAATGTTCTCATCTCTAACGTCAACTTGAGTGCACAGCAGCGTTGCGAAGCTGGTTCTATGCCGGGGATTGAAAGTAGTTCTAGTGCAGGTACTGCTATTCCGGGTTCTTCTGCAACGCCGGTTTCTAGCGCTGTTAATCCTGGTTCAAGCTCCAGCACGGGTCCGGTAAATCCTGGTTCTAGCTCTGGCGTTCTTCCGCCGCAGTCTAGTTCTGCTGTCAATCCGGGGAGTTCTGCAGTTGAACCGACTTCGTCTGCTGCCGAAAGTTCTAGCAGCAATGGAACTGTCAAGGTTGTTGGCAATCCCGAAGAAGACGTCAAGTTGTACCCTGTGCCCACGCTCAAGAATATTCTTGGCAATGGCACTAGCGGCTGGAATACCCGCTATTGGGACGCCTGCAAGGCTCATTGCTCCCAGACGAGTACCGATGGCGCCGAAGGCAAGCCCAAGATCAATACCCAGGCAGAATACGAGTCTAGGCATTACACGGCCCGTGTCTGCAATATCCACGATATTGAAATTCCAACGTTCACTTATAGCAAGGGCTTGGAACGCTACTGGGTTGGTATTCAGAATACGCCAAACGCATGTCAGGAAGCAAGCCCTGCATCTGGTGGCGGCTTCACTTGTACTGACATGGCCCCTGTAGCTGTGAATGATACTTTGGCATATGCTTTCGTTGCTGGTAGCGATGCGACAACTTCGTGTGGTAAGTGTTTCCATCTACAGTATGACGGTAGCTTTAAAGATGCCGATGGCAATAATGCTCCCAAGGGAACGCACAAGGCCCTTAAGGGTAAGCATATCATCGTGATGGCATCCAACATCGGTCACGATGTGAAACCTGGCCAGTTCGACCTTATGGTACCGGGCGGTGGACCGGGCATCTTCAATGCCTTGCAGCTTCAAATTACCAAGCCTGGCATTGAATGGGGTGCTACTTATGGCGGCTTCTTGACATACTGCCAGAACGGAGAAAAGTGCGGTTATGATGGCTCGCTGGAATGCTACCAGAGTTGCGTCAAGGACATGTGCGATGCTGCCTTTGGTGACTCCAAGTATCCGAACCTGCTTCGCGGTTGCCACTGGTTTGCCGATTGGTATATGGCCGCTGATAACCCGACTTATCAGTGGGAAGAAGTTGAATGTCCGCAGTACTTGGTTGACAAGTATCAGACTACAATCAGCACATCCATTGAAACCAAGATATTGTTCCAGTCAGACTGGTCTAAATACAAGGGCGGTGAATTTATCACCACGGACGCCTGTAGCAAAACTCCCAATGCACAGGGTGAATACTGCGATCCTGACCAGCTGGCTGCAGACAAGGCAAAGACCTACTAG
- the purM gene encoding phosphoribosylformylglycinamidine cyclo-ligase, producing MNYADAGVSLARADEAMVGVKKSVRTTFNQGVLGDVGNFGGLFTLNHLGMKDPVLVSSVDGVGTKLKVDIEMGTHELPGQDIVNHCCDDILVQGARPLFFLDYVATGRLEPGVMDKLVAGMAKACRENDLVLIGGETAEMPGFYGPGDYDISGTIVGVVERENIIDGKKIKPGTIILGLPSTGLHTNGYSLARKVLFDVAGYKVDTVVDGMDKSIGEALATPHRSYYPSLIDLCNKKKIQGLAHITGSGYQGNIPRILPDNVDVIIDRTTWDPPMIFKLIQQAGSVEKDEMYSTFNMGMGMLLFIDPADKAEVVAHLEAKGEKWTQIGEVVAGTKQVKFRD from the coding sequence ATGAATTACGCAGACGCAGGAGTTTCCTTGGCACGTGCCGATGAGGCAATGGTCGGTGTCAAGAAGTCCGTCCGTACCACATTCAACCAGGGCGTTCTCGGCGACGTGGGCAACTTCGGTGGCCTGTTCACTTTGAACCACCTCGGCATGAAGGACCCTGTCCTCGTGAGTTCTGTTGACGGTGTCGGCACCAAGCTCAAGGTCGATATCGAAATGGGTACGCACGAACTGCCGGGCCAGGACATCGTGAACCACTGCTGCGATGATATTCTTGTTCAGGGCGCACGTCCGCTGTTTTTCTTGGATTACGTGGCTACGGGCCGTCTGGAACCGGGTGTCATGGACAAGCTCGTTGCCGGTATGGCAAAGGCTTGCCGTGAAAACGATCTCGTCTTGATCGGTGGTGAAACTGCTGAAATGCCGGGCTTCTATGGTCCGGGTGACTACGATATTTCTGGTACTATCGTGGGTGTCGTCGAACGCGAAAACATCATCGATGGTAAGAAGATCAAGCCGGGTACGATCATTCTCGGTCTTCCGTCTACTGGTCTTCATACAAACGGTTATTCTCTTGCTCGTAAGGTGCTCTTTGACGTGGCTGGCTACAAGGTTGACACCGTTGTGGATGGCATGGACAAGTCCATCGGCGAAGCTCTTGCTACACCGCACCGCAGCTACTACCCGAGCCTCATCGACCTCTGCAACAAGAAGAAGATTCAGGGTCTTGCTCACATTACGGGTTCTGGCTACCAGGGCAACATCCCGCGTATCCTTCCGGACAACGTTGACGTGATTATCGACCGCACCACGTGGGATCCTCCGATGATCTTCAAGTTGATCCAGCAGGCTGGCTCTGTCGAAAAGGACGAAATGTACTCTACGTTCAACATGGGCATGGGCATGCTCTTGTTCATTGATCCGGCTGACAAGGCTGAAGTTGTTGCTCACCTCGAAGCTAAGGGCGAAAAGTGGACGCAGATCGGTGAAGTTGTCGCCGGCACCAAGCAGGTGAAGTTCCGCGACTAG
- a CDS encoding cyclic nucleotide-binding domain-containing protein — translation MMSHAGIGDWIAAQYDLGVPFLQQVPREYADFLLLNAQIREYDAGEIILQGGVDGEFFCVLQSGCATICGQILPDGHYSALATLESGSCFGETSILCNEPSDNTIVAAEDGCTVLHIPKAEFLKFLEKNPSVMVYLYKVMANRLRAKDEAFDEFERLSLLASAKVLPFIDFAQTMEKSYITGTVIFECAGEHGFIAFQDGRICCAKCGKLAGPDALEKMLSWGDDTLFKLDTHVMPDVVNINQMTDTTSLILDALRNIDEKTKRP, via the coding sequence ATGATGTCACACGCAGGTATTGGAGATTGGATTGCCGCTCAATATGATCTTGGTGTACCGTTTTTGCAACAGGTGCCAAGAGAGTATGCGGATTTTTTACTGTTGAATGCCCAAATTCGCGAATACGACGCCGGGGAGATTATTCTTCAGGGCGGAGTTGATGGCGAATTCTTTTGCGTTTTGCAGAGTGGATGCGCCACGATTTGCGGTCAGATTCTGCCAGATGGTCACTATAGCGCGCTTGCGACTTTGGAAAGCGGTTCTTGCTTTGGTGAAACGTCCATTCTGTGTAATGAGCCCTCCGATAATACGATTGTTGCCGCGGAAGACGGCTGCACGGTGCTCCACATCCCTAAGGCGGAGTTTTTGAAGTTCTTGGAGAAGAATCCAAGTGTCATGGTTTACCTTTACAAGGTGATGGCGAACCGACTCCGTGCAAAAGATGAGGCGTTTGACGAGTTCGAACGTTTGTCGCTTTTGGCTTCGGCGAAAGTGCTTCCGTTTATAGATTTTGCGCAAACGATGGAAAAGAGCTATATCACTGGTACGGTTATTTTCGAATGTGCCGGGGAACATGGCTTTATCGCCTTCCAGGATGGCCGAATCTGCTGTGCCAAGTGCGGCAAGCTTGCAGGGCCGGATGCTCTTGAAAAGATGCTTTCGTGGGGCGATGACACGTTATTCAAGCTAGACACGCATGTGATGCCTGATGTTGTAAACATCAACCAGATGACGGATACGACAAGCCTCATCCTTGATGCGCTCAGAAATATTGATGAAAAAACAAAGCGCCCGTAA
- a CDS encoding ABC transporter substrate-binding protein, which yields MAACSDSVQFEPVGSDYFSIGKLCGVDVAVVRSVVGKDTLVHKYVMMDSAAAGLGTDLRRRGFPEKWQSAFVLRVPLKRVVALSTAQVGYMLRLGLRDNIIGVSDGQYIVDSILYERARQKSVASIGYDAGALEKLMALSPDLVLDFTTGGDYDNYEQIARTNLPLMLTSEWQESSALAKLEWIKLYGILFGLRAQADTIFEQEKNKYETLKKMIASSASDSLPTSDFLPPTKSCPRVLAGMSYGGVWHASGGNSFTANLVRDAGGCYLWASDTSRELTFSFEQVYALADSVDMWVNPSAFGTVDEILSLEPRVKNIKAFREKKIFQNDGRKGPGGGNDFYEGAITRPAELLWNLTKCIKGTVPSVNSIDTSYKWYRNIYNF from the coding sequence GTGGCTGCTTGTAGCGATTCCGTACAGTTTGAGCCGGTGGGGAGCGATTATTTCTCGATTGGCAAGCTATGCGGGGTGGATGTCGCCGTTGTGCGCTCCGTGGTCGGGAAGGATACGCTTGTTCACAAGTATGTGATGATGGATTCTGCGGCTGCTGGTTTGGGGACGGATTTGCGCCGTCGGGGGTTCCCAGAAAAATGGCAGTCTGCGTTCGTGCTGCGTGTTCCGCTCAAGCGGGTGGTGGCGCTTTCGACTGCGCAGGTCGGATATATGCTTAGGCTTGGACTTCGAGACAACATTATTGGCGTCTCGGATGGGCAGTACATTGTGGATAGTATTTTGTACGAACGCGCTCGGCAGAAATCTGTCGCAAGCATTGGTTACGATGCGGGCGCCTTGGAAAAGCTCATGGCGTTAAGTCCGGACCTGGTTCTAGACTTTACTACGGGCGGCGATTATGACAACTACGAACAAATTGCAAGAACGAACTTGCCGTTGATGCTCACGTCGGAGTGGCAAGAAAGCAGCGCACTTGCAAAGCTGGAATGGATTAAGTTGTACGGAATTCTGTTTGGCCTCCGCGCTCAAGCCGATACCATTTTTGAACAAGAGAAGAATAAGTACGAAACATTGAAAAAAATGATAGCTTCTTCTGCAAGTGACTCACTTCCGACTTCCGACTTCCTACCGCCTACTAAATCCTGTCCTCGCGTTTTGGCAGGCATGTCTTACGGTGGTGTTTGGCATGCTTCTGGCGGCAACAGTTTTACGGCGAACTTGGTTCGCGATGCGGGCGGCTGCTACTTGTGGGCTTCCGATACTTCCCGTGAACTAACGTTCTCGTTCGAGCAGGTTTATGCGCTTGCCGATAGCGTGGACATGTGGGTGAATCCGTCTGCATTTGGTACTGTCGATGAAATCCTCTCGCTTGAGCCTCGTGTGAAAAATATCAAGGCTTTCAGGGAGAAAAAAATTTTCCAGAATGACGGGCGCAAGGGGCCTGGGGGTGGTAACGATTTTTACGAAGGTGCCATCACCCGGCCGGCGGAACTCCTCTGGAATCTTACAAAATGCATAAAAGGCACTGTTCCGAGCGTAAATTCGATCGATACTAGTTACAAATGGTACAGAAATATCTATAATTTTTAA
- a CDS encoding NYN domain-containing protein, translated as MSSKLSVLRVGFFLDGYTLKKVNEYYLKYHRYHSRIDLRALKGWVRDYAVRLLGREACPVEVEGHYYHPYVRSTDVAESPIGDGMERFEKQLTLAGFEVHYNLPTRADKMGPNMQLVEDAYLYAYYHKIDVLVLLSTQGQYSTLPERLKREGVPMLLLGWNFEYLKGDTPVYWKTDSCLRELSGYYVAMEDVAEKYPPKHGVARNLFMLPYSQHPSHSSAWRTYLKKIVDSIDEPKCSYENARYEKSPAVAGLV; from the coding sequence ATGTCGAGCAAATTGTCCGTATTGCGCGTTGGCTTTTTCTTGGACGGCTACACGCTTAAAAAGGTGAATGAGTATTATCTCAAGTATCATCGTTACCATTCACGTATTGATCTTAGAGCGTTAAAAGGATGGGTGAGGGATTACGCTGTAAGGCTTTTGGGCAGGGAGGCATGTCCGGTGGAGGTCGAGGGGCACTACTACCATCCGTATGTCCGGAGTACCGATGTCGCTGAATCGCCCATCGGGGATGGCATGGAACGCTTTGAAAAACAGCTTACGCTTGCGGGCTTTGAAGTCCATTACAATTTACCCACGCGGGCCGATAAAATGGGGCCGAACATGCAGCTTGTCGAAGATGCGTACCTTTATGCTTACTATCACAAGATTGATGTTCTTGTACTGCTAAGTACACAGGGGCAGTATTCGACGCTGCCGGAACGGCTCAAGCGAGAAGGAGTGCCCATGCTTTTGCTGGGCTGGAATTTTGAGTATTTAAAGGGCGATACGCCTGTTTACTGGAAAACGGATTCGTGCTTGCGTGAACTGAGCGGTTATTACGTTGCTATGGAAGATGTGGCCGAAAAGTATCCGCCTAAGCATGGTGTCGCAAGGAATTTGTTCATGTTGCCTTACAGCCAGCATCCGTCACATTCGAGCGCTTGGCGAACGTATTTGAAAAAAATTGTGGATTCGATTGATGAACCTAAATGCAGTTACGAAAACGCTAGATACGAAAAAAGCCCTGCAGTGGCAGGGCTCGTCTAA
- a CDS encoding M48 family metallopeptidase: MLKRFIVPLLMVAGFSFADENTFALSPAQNELAEKITQKTMELNYVEAFNLARKLRLENDGVGCVFQNIIRVSMYDDKGDTTSLKVAAKNLETCKTEGLWDALRNFEIGYVLTETGHSVKGAMQTRSAANQFEDAKDFESKAFYSIYAYYIDNSFGWLPFKSDNREAYLKILDSGSLRSARFWPLFLTPLIWMHYDRKDFKTGLSLAERGLKKAPNHPVMLQIKADMLYRLNRYDEAAAIYEKSAADYLERTGKTIRYWCSILNLIRIYHDAGDETKANEQRKKLDDPDYQKQKKWMPGSLLDDLNDRKLI; the protein is encoded by the coding sequence ATGTTAAAGAGATTCATCGTTCCGCTTTTAATGGTCGCCGGCTTTTCGTTTGCCGACGAAAATACTTTTGCGCTTTCTCCGGCTCAAAACGAACTTGCCGAAAAGATCACGCAAAAAACGATGGAACTTAACTATGTCGAAGCGTTCAACCTGGCTCGCAAGCTCCGCCTCGAAAACGATGGCGTTGGCTGCGTGTTCCAGAACATCATTCGCGTGAGCATGTACGACGACAAGGGCGATACCACGTCGCTCAAGGTTGCCGCCAAGAATCTCGAAACCTGCAAGACCGAAGGCTTGTGGGATGCGCTCCGCAATTTCGAGATTGGCTATGTGCTCACGGAAACGGGACACTCCGTCAAGGGCGCCATGCAGACCCGCTCGGCTGCAAATCAGTTTGAAGATGCCAAGGATTTTGAATCGAAGGCGTTTTACTCGATTTACGCCTATTACATCGATAATAGCTTTGGATGGCTTCCGTTCAAGTCGGACAATCGCGAGGCATACCTCAAGATTCTCGATTCCGGTTCTTTGCGCTCGGCCCGATTCTGGCCGCTGTTCTTGACGCCGCTCATCTGGATGCACTATGACCGCAAGGATTTCAAGACAGGGCTTTCGCTTGCCGAACGTGGGCTCAAAAAGGCACCGAACCATCCGGTGATGCTCCAAATCAAGGCCGACATGCTTTACAGGCTAAATCGCTATGACGAAGCTGCCGCCATCTACGAAAAGAGCGCTGCCGATTATCTCGAACGCACCGGAAAAACCATTCGCTATTGGTGCTCCATCTTGAATCTCATCCGCATCTATCACGATGCTGGCGATGAAACCAAGGCTAACGAACAACGTAAAAAGCTCGACGATCCGGATTACCAAAAGCAAAAGAAATGGATGCCGGGTTCGCTCCTCGATGACCTCAACGACCGCAAGTTGATTTAG